In Sander vitreus isolate 19-12246 chromosome 7, sanVit1, whole genome shotgun sequence, a genomic segment contains:
- the spmip11 gene encoding sperm microtubule inner protein 11 yields the protein MAFFGLTHLGYQNPIGDKMIVNPRGASQFRDGEINTRAGLPPSLQGEQGPLRCNDTCSVYHQPLPYSADIHHGSHERYKEMVKRVQTPRAPNQLYIVPLTDSQQYGWMISRSPEPWIQVKRFPRKNSEMTKFVKEMSATDPEFSLF from the exons ATGGCCTTCTTCGGTTTAACACATCTGGGTTATCAAAACCCAATAGGCGATAAAATGATAGTGAATCCCAGAGGAGCGTCTCAATTCCGGG ATGGTGAGATTAACACCAGAGCAGGACTGCCTCCATCTCTTCAAGGAGAACAGGGACCCCTCAGATGTAATGACACATGCAGCGTTTACCACCAGCCTCTTCCCTACAGCGCTGACATACACCATGGGAGCCATGAGCGATACAAAGAGATGGTCAAACGGGTTCAAACACCCAGGG CCCCTAACCAGCTGTACATAGTGCCTCTAACGGACAGCCAGCAGTATGGATGGATGATATCCAGGAGTCCTGAACCATGGATCCAAGTCAAACGCTTTCCCCGAAAGAACAGTGAGATGACAAA GTTTGTTAAAGAAATGTCAGCAACAGACCCGGAGTTCAGCCTGTTCTGA